One genomic segment of Hordeum vulgare subsp. vulgare chromosome 2H, MorexV3_pseudomolecules_assembly, whole genome shotgun sequence includes these proteins:
- the LOC123424973 gene encoding flowering-promoting factor 1-like protein 5 encodes MAAGGVWVFREDGVMELKSAGVQPSAAAAPSKKALVYVPANETMRSLDALEQRLGSLGWERYYENRDIVQLHRHDGGVDLIALPRDFARFRSTHITTSSGRAKITSLR; translated from the exons ATGGCGGCCGGAGGCGTTTGGGTGTTCCGGGAGGACGGGGTGATGGAGCTGAAGAGCGCCGGGGTGCAgccatcggcggcggcggcgccgagCAAGAAGGCGCTGGTGTACGTGCCGGCGAACGAGACGATGCGGTCGCTGGACGCGCTGGAGCAGCGGCTGGGGTCGCTGGGCTGGGAGCGCTACTACGAGAACCGAGACATCGTGCAGCTCCACCGGCACGACGGCGGCGTCGACCTCATCGCCCTCCCGCGAGACTTTGCAAGGTTCCGATCCACAcacatcacta CTAGCAGCGGGAGAGCAAAAATAACCAGCCTGCGATAG
- the LOC123429178 gene encoding flowering-promoting factor 1-like protein 5 produces the protein MAAGGVWVFREDGVMELKSAGVQPSAAAAPSKKALVYVPANETMRSLEALEQRLGSLGWERYYENRDIVQLHWHDGGVDLIALPRDFARFRSTHIFEIVKKIKPEFKVRSL, from the exons ATGGCGGCCGGAGGCGTTTGGGTGTTCCGGGAGGACGGGGTGATGGAGCTGAAGAGTGCCGGGGTGCagccgtcggcggcggcggcgccgagCAAGAAGGCGCTGGTGTACGTGCCGGCGAACGAGACGATGCGGTCGCTGGAGGCGCTGGAGCAGCGGCTGGGGTCGCTGGGCTGGGAGCGCTACTACGAGAACCGAGACATCGTGCAGCTCCACTGGCACGACGGCGGCGTCGACCTCATCGCCCTCCCGCGAGACTTTGCGAGGTTCCGATCCACAca tatatttgaaatagtgaagaaaattaaacctgaattcaaagtgaggtcactttga